The following proteins come from a genomic window of Gottfriedia acidiceleris:
- a CDS encoding antibiotic biosynthesis monooxygenase family protein, which yields MSSFAKTPNPPYFAVIFCSKRTDGDNGYSKMSEKMVELASTQQGFLGVESARDHEMGITVSYWESLDAIKTWKEHAAHKVAQERGKKDWYESFALRVCKVERDNFFEM from the coding sequence ATGAGTTCATTTGCTAAAACGCCAAATCCTCCATATTTTGCTGTAATATTTTGTTCTAAAAGAACGGATGGAGATAATGGGTATAGTAAGATGTCTGAAAAAATGGTTGAACTTGCATCGACTCAACAAGGATTCCTAGGAGTTGAAAGCGCTCGTGATCATGAAATGGGGATAACGGTTTCGTATTGGGAGTCATTGGATGCTATTAAGACATGGAAAGAACACGCAGCTCATAAAGTTGCTCAAGAACGTGGGAAAAAAGACTGGTATGAATCCTTCGCTTTAAGAGTGTGTAAAGTTGAAAGGGATAATTTTTTTGAAATGTAG
- a CDS encoding DUF1540 domain-containing protein: protein MAKDVLCEVDNCKYWASGNKCSADSIYVVSHKGKQAKNNAETDCKTFEAGM, encoded by the coding sequence ATGGCAAAAGATGTACTTTGTGAAGTTGATAACTGTAAATATTGGGCTTCTGGAAACAAATGTAGTGCGGATTCCATTTATGTTGTGAGCCATAAAGGGAAACAAGCTAAAAACAATGCTGAAACTGATTGTAAAACATTTGAAGCTGGAATGTAA
- a CDS encoding MFS transporter, whose translation MHKSIYILAIATFVAGTVEFIITGLLSMIAGDLHVSVGAVGQLVSIFSVVFAFGAPIFIAITSKIERKKLLLIALAVFFFGNILSIISPNFAVLLIARIILAASCSVVIVVSITTATNIVLPEIRGRAIGVIFMGISSSLVFGVPLGTVIGENFGWRMTFVLVGLLSLLAMLGIYKFLPKVKGQPTIPLIKQVATLKNKRILSIQLISFLQLTGHFTIYTYFTPYLMKTMGLSTNMISIVLLVFGMAGILGGWLGGWSTDKFGGSKTLVFNLGLLAISILTLTFAPSSIISLFIIVVLWGTVSWSISPAVQDSLARVAKDSADIQVGLNNSFSHTGIALGSSLGGIIVTQYAVTMNALVGGIIVIFALLSAIYSFVLTNKVNETKLI comes from the coding sequence ATGCATAAAAGTATATATATTTTAGCTATTGCAACATTTGTCGCAGGAACCGTTGAGTTTATTATTACTGGTTTACTGTCAATGATTGCAGGGGATTTACATGTTTCAGTTGGTGCGGTTGGTCAACTAGTTTCAATTTTTTCAGTAGTATTTGCTTTTGGGGCTCCTATTTTTATAGCGATCACTTCAAAAATAGAACGTAAAAAATTACTATTGATCGCATTAGCTGTATTTTTCTTTGGAAATATTCTTTCCATTATTAGCCCGAATTTCGCTGTATTATTAATCGCACGTATTATACTTGCAGCAAGTTGCTCGGTTGTAATTGTTGTTTCTATAACGACTGCAACAAACATCGTTTTGCCTGAAATTAGAGGTAGAGCAATTGGAGTTATTTTTATGGGGATCAGCTCATCACTAGTTTTTGGTGTCCCATTGGGTACAGTGATCGGTGAAAACTTCGGTTGGAGAATGACATTTGTTTTAGTCGGTTTATTAAGCTTATTGGCTATGCTGGGGATTTATAAATTCTTACCGAAAGTTAAAGGTCAGCCTACAATTCCATTGATTAAGCAAGTAGCAACACTTAAAAATAAACGTATTTTATCGATTCAACTAATATCTTTTTTACAATTAACAGGACATTTTACAATTTATACTTACTTTACACCATACTTAATGAAAACGATGGGATTATCCACTAATATGATCAGTATTGTTTTATTAGTATTTGGTATGGCAGGGATTTTAGGTGGATGGTTAGGTGGTTGGTCTACTGATAAATTTGGTGGAAGTAAAACATTAGTATTCAATTTAGGTTTATTAGCTATTTCTATTTTAACTCTAACATTCGCTCCTAGTTCAATTATTAGTTTATTTATTATAGTGGTTCTTTGGGGAACTGTATCTTGGTCAATTAGTCCAGCAGTTCAAGATAGTCTAGCGAGGGTGGCAAAAGATTCGGCTGATATTCAAGTTGGATTAAATAACTCTTTTTCACATACAGGAATTGCTTTAGGTTCAAGCTTAGGTGGGATCATAGTTACTCAATATGCAGTAACAATGAATGCTTTAGTAGGAGGAATTATTGTTATTTTTGCTTTACTTTCTGCGATTTATTCTTTTGTTTTAACAAATAAAGTGAATGAGACTAAATTAATCTAA
- a CDS encoding ArsR/SmtB family transcription factor — protein MSSSAQKYDVFQAIADPTRREVLKLLANNELPISEISSNFPMSRTAIAKHLHILSEAELISGRKVGRERRYRLQPEAFLEIKQWLSYYEQFWANKLSILQHLVENKEEQSIKLVNSNKDSKEE, from the coding sequence GTGTCCAGTTCTGCACAAAAATATGACGTATTTCAAGCGATCGCCGATCCTACTAGAAGAGAAGTACTTAAATTATTAGCTAATAATGAATTGCCCATTTCAGAGATATCAAGTAATTTTCCAATGAGCAGAACAGCAATTGCAAAACATCTCCATATCCTTTCAGAAGCTGAATTAATTAGTGGAAGGAAAGTTGGCAGAGAAAGAAGATACAGACTACAGCCAGAAGCATTTTTAGAGATTAAACAATGGTTATCATATTACGAGCAATTTTGGGCAAATAAATTATCCATCTTACAACATCTAGTTGAAAATAAAGAAGAGCAAAGTATAAAACTAGTTAATTCAAATAAAGACAGTAAAGAAGAGTAA
- a CDS encoding response regulator transcription factor, with protein sequence MQGKVLIVDDEKSIVDPLTYAFRREGFIVENAFNGKEALDKIPDFNPDILISDIMMPVMNGLDLCKQIGNKEGLGIILLTAKDDIIDRVLGLEFGADDYLTKPFDIRELLARTRSLLRRLKKQSTSEEKKSISISKLQVIPAQRKVTVDGTNIELTPKEFDLLVLLISNMDRIFTRDELLDLVWGLEYIGGTRTVDIHIQRLRKKLGNSYQHLIQTVFGVGYKISSENK encoded by the coding sequence TTGCAAGGAAAAGTATTAATTGTAGATGATGAAAAAAGTATTGTCGATCCATTAACTTACGCATTTCGTAGAGAAGGATTTATCGTAGAAAATGCATTTAATGGAAAAGAAGCATTAGATAAGATTCCAGATTTTAATCCAGATATTTTAATATCGGATATTATGATGCCTGTAATGAACGGTTTGGACCTATGTAAACAAATAGGAAATAAAGAAGGACTTGGCATTATTTTACTTACAGCTAAGGATGATATTATTGATCGCGTTTTAGGGTTAGAGTTTGGAGCCGATGATTATCTAACAAAACCGTTTGATATTAGGGAATTACTTGCTAGAACTAGATCTTTACTTCGAAGATTAAAAAAACAATCAACATCTGAAGAAAAAAAGAGCATTTCAATTAGCAAACTACAAGTAATCCCTGCTCAGAGAAAAGTGACAGTTGATGGAACAAATATAGAATTAACCCCTAAAGAATTCGACCTTCTTGTTTTATTAATTTCAAATATGGATCGAATTTTTACTAGAGATGAATTATTAGATTTAGTGTGGGGGTTGGAGTATATAGGTGGAACGAGAACTGTCGATATTCATATCCAACGTTTACGTAAAAAGCTCGGTAATTCCTATCAACATTTGATTCAAACTGTTTTTGGAGTCGGATATAAGATATCTAGTGAAAATAAATGA
- a CDS encoding SRPBCC family protein encodes MGVQNQVEDIKQTLIYNAPIQKVWEVVSTSEGISAWFMPNDFKPVVGHEFHLQGPFGPSPCKVLEIDEPNRVSFTWDVDGWVVSFHLKDLGDQTEFTLIHSGWKTAEEILPKPNQKSGIVRDNMNGGWAGIVQKLKKVVEY; translated from the coding sequence ATGGGCGTACAAAACCAAGTTGAAGATATTAAACAAACTCTAATATATAATGCACCAATTCAAAAAGTCTGGGAGGTCGTATCAACATCAGAAGGTATATCTGCATGGTTCATGCCAAATGACTTTAAACCAGTCGTAGGTCACGAGTTTCATTTGCAAGGTCCATTCGGTCCATCACCTTGTAAAGTTTTGGAGATTGATGAACCAAATCGAGTATCATTTACTTGGGATGTTGATGGATGGGTAGTATCATTTCATTTAAAAGATTTAGGGGATCAAACTGAATTTACGTTAATCCATAGTGGATGGAAAACTGCTGAAGAAATTCTTCCAAAACCAAACCAAAAAAGTGGTATAGTACGCGACAATATGAATGGTGGTTGGGCTGGTATTGTTCAGAAGCTTAAAAAGGTTGTTGAATACTAG
- a CDS encoding GNAT family N-acetyltransferase, translating into MELYISNMTESYAKEILNWNYAHPYDFYNNELSQEGLNELVNNQYLAVIDQNDNLIGFYCIGQSAQVPKGNEFGVYEKRMADIGLGVRPDLTGKGFGSEFFKFILGEIQEVTNLSTLRLTVAKFNKRAIRLYENFGFKVEYEFCTERAEFITMICGN; encoded by the coding sequence ATGGAATTATACATTAGTAATATGACAGAGTCTTACGCTAAAGAAATTCTTAATTGGAATTATGCTCACCCTTACGATTTTTATAATAATGAATTAAGTCAAGAAGGACTAAATGAGCTAGTAAATAATCAGTATTTAGCAGTTATTGACCAAAATGATAACTTAATTGGCTTTTATTGTATTGGTCAGTCAGCTCAAGTACCAAAAGGGAACGAGTTTGGTGTTTATGAAAAAAGGATGGCTGATATCGGATTAGGAGTTAGACCAGATTTAACGGGGAAAGGATTTGGGAGTGAATTTTTCAAATTTATTCTTGGGGAAATTCAAGAGGTGACTAATCTTTCCACATTAAGATTAACAGTTGCTAAGTTTAATAAAAGAGCAATTCGGCTGTATGAAAATTTTGGTTTTAAAGTGGAATATGAGTTTTGTACTGAGCGTGCTGAATTTATAACAATGATTTGTGGAAACTAA
- a CDS encoding chromate transporter has translation MAGYIGFHEGGILGSILAVFATVAPSLILMLTLMRILYKYRHSIQVKRMTLYVNPTIAVLLGVMAYNSFHDSYSQIGIRQFLFLGVISYILMEKVKLHPVFIVMGALLYGGLNLKFEKRVSKFY, from the coding sequence ATGGCAGGGTATATCGGATTCCATGAAGGTGGTATACTAGGTTCAATTTTGGCTGTATTCGCTACAGTTGCACCGTCCCTAATTCTCATGTTGACTCTAATGAGAATTTTGTATAAATATCGTCATTCGATTCAAGTTAAACGAATGACACTATACGTCAATCCAACAATCGCAGTTTTACTTGGCGTTATGGCTTATAATTCATTTCATGATTCATATTCTCAAATTGGTATTAGACAGTTTTTGTTTTTAGGAGTAATTAGTTACATATTAATGGAGAAAGTAAAGCTACATCCGGTTTTTATTGTAATGGGAGCTTTGCTATACGGTGGATTAAATTTAAAATTTGAAAAAAGGGTAAGCAAATTTTATTGA
- a CDS encoding DUF1835 domain-containing protein, with the protein MIKKESTIISRIKNCIFFLIKQMEKVDGKMNHIVNGDVVGEKIKSLNDNIVVWREMYDFGPLSRDWTLEETYKRRAEFFEQKLQIPSSFFVENCRSQYQLLNELSRSEEVVLWFEHDRYDQVAILYLISELSALGFQKISMVSINDYEGIVPFHGLGQLSSEQLIGLLPTKQEVTDEEIEEACAGWKAYCSNNLDELEDFIQKCHALPFLKQALLSHMTYFPSQQNGLNEVEFLALSMINEGINSFAELFNKLVRQRTNDGLSDLYFAAILNELMKGDYPLISSDSELPSYKQHNPKAKIALTKWGLDVLTVKANRMNLNGIDWWVGGVHLVEKAAK; encoded by the coding sequence TTGATAAAAAAGGAATCTACGATCATAAGTAGAATTAAGAACTGTATTTTCTTTTTAATTAAGCAAATGGAGAAAGTAGATGGAAAGATGAATCATATTGTAAATGGTGATGTAGTTGGAGAAAAAATAAAGTCTTTAAATGACAATATTGTTGTATGGCGAGAAATGTACGATTTTGGGCCACTGAGTCGAGATTGGACTTTAGAAGAAACATATAAAAGAAGAGCAGAATTTTTTGAACAAAAGCTACAAATTCCTTCGAGTTTTTTTGTTGAAAATTGCCGAAGCCAATATCAATTATTAAATGAACTATCTCGTTCTGAGGAAGTTGTCCTATGGTTCGAACATGATCGATACGATCAGGTGGCAATACTTTATTTAATATCTGAATTATCGGCACTTGGATTTCAAAAAATTTCGATGGTTAGCATAAATGATTATGAAGGAATTGTACCATTTCACGGATTAGGTCAATTATCTTCAGAACAATTAATTGGATTACTTCCAACTAAACAAGAAGTTACAGACGAAGAAATAGAAGAAGCATGTGCTGGATGGAAAGCTTATTGTTCAAATAATCTAGATGAACTTGAAGATTTTATTCAAAAATGTCATGCGCTTCCGTTTCTAAAACAGGCTTTATTAAGTCATATGACATATTTTCCTTCTCAGCAGAATGGGTTAAATGAAGTTGAATTTTTAGCATTATCAATGATCAATGAAGGTATTAACTCCTTTGCAGAACTATTTAATAAACTTGTTAGACAAAGAACTAATGATGGATTAAGCGATTTATATTTCGCAGCAATTTTAAATGAATTAATGAAAGGTGATTACCCTTTAATAAGTAGTGACAGTGAATTACCAAGTTATAAGCAACATAACCCAAAAGCAAAAATTGCATTAACTAAATGGGGATTAGACGTACTAACGGTAAAAGCAAATCGAATGAATTTAAATGGAATAGACTGGTGGGTTGGAGGGGTTCATTTAGTTGAAAAAGCCGCAAAATAA
- a CDS encoding YkuS family protein, protein MARIGVEQSLTNVQEALRSAGHDVVELKQESDANGCDCCVVTGLDSNVMGMQNVATQGSVIEASGLTADEVCQQVESRLQ, encoded by the coding sequence ATGGCTAGAATCGGAGTAGAACAATCTTTAACAAATGTTCAAGAAGCATTACGTTCAGCGGGACACGATGTTGTTGAATTAAAACAAGAATCAGATGCAAATGGTTGCGATTGCTGCGTAGTAACAGGACTTGATTCAAATGTAATGGGAATGCAAAATGTAGCTACACAAGGATCAGTAATCGAGGCAAGTGGCTTAACAGCTGATGAAGTTTGTCAACAAGTTGAAAGTAGATTACAATAA
- a CDS encoding class I SAM-dependent methyltransferase has product MLKNAVESVIDCMASSKGMSDIQRIQTEHRFKLVEFWNIEKGSKVLEIGCGQGDTTAVLAYIVGENGFVHGIDIGPRTYGSPISLGDSADFLLQSKLSKQLKMDFEVDILSPTVDFYENEFDYIVMSHCSWYLNSHEELIAVLKKIKKWGKRLCFAEWDTRISSIEQYPHLLSILIQAQYESLKQNSESNIRTLFTPNDIKNICEVSGWTVKNETSIFSPKLQDGRWEVNKILADIDSELNNIENIPSKLNGLIRSEVKMLEESITSNEIKPLSILAFVAE; this is encoded by the coding sequence ATGCTAAAAAATGCAGTTGAATCAGTGATTGATTGTATGGCATCAAGTAAGGGGATGTCTGATATCCAAAGAATTCAAACAGAACATCGTTTTAAATTAGTTGAGTTTTGGAATATAGAAAAGGGTAGTAAAGTATTAGAAATCGGCTGTGGTCAAGGCGATACGACTGCCGTTTTAGCATATATTGTCGGTGAAAATGGATTTGTTCATGGAATCGATATTGGCCCAAGAACATACGGAAGTCCAATTTCATTAGGAGATTCAGCAGACTTCCTATTACAATCGAAATTAAGTAAACAATTAAAGATGGATTTTGAAGTTGACATATTATCACCAACTGTTGATTTCTATGAAAATGAGTTTGATTATATTGTGATGTCTCACTGTTCCTGGTATTTAAATTCACATGAAGAATTAATTGCTGTCTTAAAAAAGATTAAAAAATGGGGTAAAAGATTATGCTTTGCCGAATGGGATACAAGAATTAGCTCAATTGAGCAATACCCACATTTATTATCTATTTTAATTCAAGCTCAGTATGAGTCATTAAAACAGAATAGTGAATCAAACATTCGCACCCTTTTTACTCCAAATGATATTAAAAATATATGTGAAGTTTCAGGATGGACCGTAAAAAATGAAACATCTATATTCTCGCCAAAATTACAAGATGGTAGATGGGAAGTTAATAAGATTTTAGCAGATATTGATAGTGAACTTAATAATATTGAGAATATACCAAGTAAATTAAATGGATTGATCCGATCAGAAGTAAAAATGCTAGAAGAATCTATTACTTCTAATGAAATCAAACCTTTATCAATACTTGCATTTGTAGCGGAATAA
- a CDS encoding YuzL family protein, protein MGKTKKDPSRVGLGSPNVQGQGTTTSETGVEKSSSRKKQKRD, encoded by the coding sequence ATGGGAAAAACTAAAAAAGATCCATCTAGAGTTGGTTTAGGATCACCAAATGTACAAGGTCAAGGGACTACAACATCTGAAACTGGTGTTGAGAAGTCTTCTAGTAGAAAAAAACAAAAAAGAGATTAA
- a CDS encoding sensor histidine kinase, whose product MKLSIKVKSSLFLAMLLIGTVIVLSILVLQGIKQNQQKQTEETLARQSKLANVYVKQVYLSQTSENPQDFFKRYGREIARQIGIISSLHVTIFNMSGKVVGDSLPLESTRDVGDILSYALKGKIAYQESGETLSYFAPIYNANNQIGVVQFDYSLINNQNFYDNTIKLFIKIGLVTTILSFIIGYFFFNSLVMSILKLRKVTEEIQLGNYPDRSILSRKDELGYLSQAIFYMSNEIQNNIKGIQQEKENLQLAVEKLKVLEKQQKQFIGSITHEFKTPLTVIRAYIDLLDMYSDDPKLLEEAISSIGKESLRLYDMVEKILKLAELEKYDFEIVKEKVDVYSLLEDICLRMKGKMTKFGLSIRTNFQHATILIDKESFTLIILNLLDNAIKYNKTNGEIYVSNRIENNHLIINISDTGIGIASELVDKIFEPFFTVNKDRSRQSGGSGLGLALAKDLIEKQNGTIRVESIECSGTNFIITFPLAK is encoded by the coding sequence ATGAAACTGAGTATTAAAGTTAAGTCGAGCTTATTTTTAGCCATGCTATTAATCGGAACTGTCATTGTATTAAGTATATTAGTCTTACAAGGTATCAAACAAAACCAGCAAAAACAAACTGAAGAAACGCTTGCTAGGCAAAGTAAATTAGCAAATGTATATGTAAAGCAAGTTTATTTAAGCCAAACATCAGAGAATCCTCAAGATTTTTTCAAACGATATGGTCGGGAAATTGCTAGACAGATTGGGATTATTAGTAGTCTTCATGTCACAATTTTTAATATGTCTGGAAAAGTTGTAGGAGATTCTCTTCCTTTAGAATCTACAAGGGATGTAGGAGATATCTTAAGTTATGCGTTAAAAGGTAAGATTGCATATCAGGAGAGCGGTGAAACATTATCTTATTTTGCACCAATTTATAATGCTAATAATCAAATTGGGGTTGTTCAGTTCGATTATTCATTAATTAATAATCAGAATTTTTATGATAATACAATTAAACTGTTTATTAAAATAGGTTTAGTAACTACAATTCTAAGTTTTATCATAGGATATTTCTTTTTTAATTCTCTTGTTATGAGTATTTTAAAACTTAGAAAAGTAACGGAGGAAATTCAATTAGGTAACTATCCAGACCGTTCTATTTTAAGTCGAAAAGATGAGTTGGGTTATTTAAGCCAAGCGATCTTCTACATGAGTAATGAAATTCAAAATAATATAAAAGGCATTCAACAAGAAAAAGAAAATCTGCAATTAGCTGTTGAAAAGCTTAAAGTTTTAGAAAAACAACAAAAGCAGTTTATTGGATCGATTACACATGAGTTTAAAACCCCACTGACTGTAATTAGGGCTTATATTGATTTATTAGACATGTATTCGGATGATCCAAAACTATTAGAAGAAGCAATAAGTAGTATAGGAAAAGAATCGCTTCGTCTTTACGATATGGTTGAAAAGATATTAAAGCTAGCAGAACTTGAGAAATATGACTTTGAAATAGTAAAAGAAAAAGTCGATGTATATTCCCTTTTAGAAGATATTTGTTTAAGAATGAAAGGGAAAATGACTAAGTTTGGTTTATCTATCCGTACAAATTTTCAACACGCAACGATTCTTATAGATAAAGAAAGCTTTACATTAATCATTTTGAATTTATTAGATAACGCCATTAAATATAATAAAACAAATGGGGAGATATACGTTTCAAATAGGATTGAAAATAATCATTTAATTATTAATATATCAGATACGGGTATTGGTATCGCATCGGAATTAGTGGATAAAATATTTGAACCATTTTTTACCGTAAATAAAGATCGTTCTCGTCAATCTGGAGGATCGGGTTTAGGGCTTGCTTTAGCAAAGGATCTAATTGAAAAGCAAAATGGTACGATTCGTGTTGAATCGATAGAATGTAGCGGAACAAATTTTATCATTACATTTCCGTTAGCGAAGTAA
- a CDS encoding toast rack family protein, whose translation MKKFIISALLMISSVFILSSCSIFNNEKVKEETVSIHKDQAKKLDVSLDLGAGVMNLSEGTKNWVDGTIEYNNKYFNPDVSYKLKDVTGKVRIEQSKKHFPKVKIGKLKNEWNLELSNKLPIDLDVNTGASKTNLDLRGLNLNKLEIEAGVGELNVNLGGSWNKSFEANIETGVGKTTIVLPSDVGVKINLNKGIGKANVVDLISKGNGVYVNEAYEKADVKLTINVDLGVGEVNFKLD comes from the coding sequence ATGAAAAAATTTATTATTTCTGCTTTATTAATGATTTCCTCGGTATTCATTCTTTCTAGTTGTTCAATTTTTAACAATGAAAAGGTAAAAGAAGAAACTGTTTCTATTCATAAAGATCAAGCTAAAAAATTAGATGTTAGTTTAGATTTAGGTGCTGGCGTCATGAACCTTTCAGAGGGTACAAAAAATTGGGTAGACGGAACAATTGAATATAACAATAAATATTTTAATCCAGATGTATCATATAAGCTTAAAGATGTCACGGGAAAAGTAAGAATTGAGCAATCTAAAAAGCATTTTCCAAAAGTGAAAATTGGTAAATTAAAGAATGAATGGAATTTGGAGCTTTCGAATAAACTTCCGATTGATTTAGATGTTAATACTGGCGCATCAAAAACAAATCTTGATTTACGTGGATTGAATTTAAATAAATTAGAGATCGAGGCCGGAGTAGGGGAGCTTAATGTTAATTTAGGTGGAAGCTGGAATAAAAGCTTTGAAGCAAATATTGAAACAGGGGTTGGAAAAACTACCATCGTGTTACCTTCTGATGTGGGTGTAAAGATAAATTTAAATAAGGGGATTGGCAAGGCAAATGTAGTCGATTTAATATCGAAAGGAAATGGTGTTTATGTTAATGAAGCGTACGAAAAAGCTGATGTTAAATTAACAATAAATGTAGATTTAGGTGTAGGAGAGGTAAACTTTAAATTAGATTAA
- a CDS encoding CapA family protein, producing the protein MRSRKDKNTEKRNSKKIFIWIMILVLFGCISGFSYFVYKKVYEESNLVKNETTKNKVGDKPKSIKKPAIKSPVQKPENNNTAKRENIETTIKISAAGDFTLGSDEDFQYINSFPAEANKNGLAYFTKGLNNIFKQDDLSTVNLETTLTNAKIRATKTFRFKGSPSYAKILTLSGIEAVNLANNHSHDYLQKGYEDTINNLKKEKIGYFGYNNKYVTTIKGFKVGALGYEGWNDSPDLRVKINNDIQNLRKSGVKIILIHFHWGIERDYVPNSTQKNLAHYAIDHGADLIVGHHPHVVQGIEEYKGKFIVYSLGNFMFGGNKNPKDKDTFVFQQTFHLNNGILTNQKEIKVVPFSISSVSSRNNYQPLFLKGSEEQRVKKKIIDVSNKIHGSSWTQYEK; encoded by the coding sequence ATGAGGAGTCGGAAGGATAAAAATACTGAAAAAAGAAATAGTAAAAAAATATTTATTTGGATTATGATATTAGTTCTATTTGGCTGTATATCAGGATTTAGTTATTTTGTTTATAAGAAAGTTTATGAAGAAAGCAATTTAGTAAAAAACGAGACGACTAAAAATAAAGTAGGAGATAAACCAAAATCGATTAAAAAACCAGCTATAAAGTCACCAGTTCAAAAGCCAGAAAATAACAATACGGCAAAAAGAGAAAACATAGAAACGACTATAAAAATTAGCGCAGCTGGCGATTTTACACTTGGTTCGGATGAGGATTTTCAATATATTAATTCTTTTCCAGCAGAAGCAAATAAAAATGGATTAGCTTATTTTACAAAAGGGCTAAATAATATCTTTAAACAAGATGATTTATCTACAGTTAATTTAGAAACGACGTTAACGAATGCAAAGATAAGAGCAACTAAAACATTTCGTTTTAAAGGGAGCCCTTCTTATGCTAAAATATTAACTTTAAGTGGTATTGAAGCGGTCAATCTAGCTAATAACCATAGTCATGATTATTTGCAAAAAGGATATGAAGATACAATTAACAATTTGAAAAAAGAAAAAATAGGTTATTTTGGCTATAACAACAAATATGTAACAACGATTAAAGGTTTTAAAGTTGGTGCACTAGGTTATGAAGGCTGGAATGATTCACCTGACTTAAGGGTGAAAATTAATAATGATATACAAAATTTAAGAAAAAGTGGTGTGAAAATTATTCTAATCCATTTCCATTGGGGAATCGAGCGAGATTACGTACCGAATAGTACTCAAAAGAATTTAGCTCATTATGCAATCGACCATGGAGCAGATTTAATAGTCGGTCATCACCCACATGTTGTTCAAGGAATTGAAGAGTATAAAGGGAAATTTATCGTATATAGTTTAGGGAATTTTATGTTCGGAGGAAATAAAAATCCAAAAGATAAAGATACATTTGTTTTCCAACAAACTTTTCATCTAAATAATGGAATACTCACAAATCAAAAAGAAATAAAAGTAGTACCATTTTCAATTTCTTCAGTATCGAGCCGAAATAATTACCAACCATTATTTTTAAAAGGCTCTGAAGAACAAAGAGTTAAGAAGAAAATAATTGATGTTTCAAATAAGATCCATGGATCTAGTTGGACTCAATATGAAAAATAA